The Elusimicrobiota bacterium genome has a window encoding:
- a CDS encoding N-acetylneuraminate synthase family protein has protein sequence MDMTLLGKTIGDGRPCFIIAEAGLNHNGDMGIAKKLIAAAKDAGCDAVKFQKREVAELAVGKVLDAPDARFPAFGATYRKIREHLEFDRAEFGELIACAREHALPFFCTAFDIPSLEFLESLGMSAYKLASHSLTNLPLLERAAALGKPVVLSTGMAHLEEVDRAVEIFKRGGSPLALLHCVSSYPTPPEQANLRAMDTLRARYGVPVGYSGHELGTLATLAAAARGAGIVERHVTLDRAMPGFDHKLSVAPDELKLMVRQIREIELSLGDGRKTLLPVEQVTRDKYHVSWATRTSVRAGQRVTADMLCLRNPGTGIPAFEKSRVLERKARVDIPADTLLAWDMLEDA, from the coding sequence ATGGACATGACGCTGCTGGGCAAGACGATCGGGGACGGGCGTCCCTGCTTCATCATCGCCGAGGCCGGGCTCAACCACAACGGGGACATGGGGATCGCGAAGAAGCTCATCGCCGCCGCCAAGGACGCCGGCTGCGACGCGGTGAAGTTCCAGAAGCGCGAGGTGGCCGAGCTCGCCGTCGGCAAGGTCCTCGACGCGCCCGACGCGCGCTTCCCGGCCTTCGGCGCCACTTACCGGAAGATCCGCGAGCACCTCGAGTTCGACCGCGCGGAGTTCGGCGAGCTCATCGCCTGCGCGCGCGAGCACGCGCTCCCCTTCTTCTGCACCGCCTTCGACATCCCCTCCCTCGAGTTCCTCGAGTCCCTGGGGATGAGCGCCTACAAGCTCGCCAGCCACAGTCTCACGAACCTCCCGCTCCTCGAGCGCGCGGCCGCGCTGGGCAAGCCGGTCGTCCTCTCCACGGGCATGGCCCATCTCGAGGAGGTCGACCGGGCCGTGGAGATCTTCAAACGCGGCGGCTCGCCGCTGGCCCTGCTGCACTGTGTTTCCTCCTACCCGACCCCCCCCGAGCAGGCCAACCTCCGCGCGATGGACACGCTCCGGGCCCGCTACGGCGTCCCTGTGGGATACTCCGGGCACGAGCTCGGCACGCTCGCGACCCTGGCCGCCGCCGCCCGCGGCGCCGGCATCGTCGAGCGCCACGTGACCCTCGACCGCGCGATGCCCGGCTTCGACCACAAGCTCTCCGTCGCGCCCGACGAGCTCAAGCTCATGGTGCGGCAGATCCGCGAGATCGAACTCTCCCTCGGCGACGGCCGCAAGACCCTGCTGCCCGTCGAACAGGTCACCCGCGACAAGTACCACGTCTCCTGGGCCACGAGGACGTCCGTCCGCGCGGGCCAGCGCGTCACCGCGGACATGCTCTGCCTGCGCAACCCCGGCACCGGCATCCCCGCCTTCGAGAAGAGCCGCGTCCTCGAGCGCAAGGCGCGCGTCGACATCCCCGCCGACACCCTGCTCGCGTGGGACATGCTGGAGGACGCGTGA
- a CDS encoding glycosyltransferase family 2 protein, which yields MPLVSVVIRAKNEERWVGRCLRMVFRQDFKDFEVVFVDNESTDHTLAIASKFPVKTVSLSEFLPGKAINAGIRASRGEFIACLSAHCIPHDKHWLSRLHANFADPAIAGVYGRQLPMSYSSDLDKRDLINTFGLDHRIQVKDSFFHNANSMFRRSVWERIPFDEAATNIEDRIWGKAVVAAGLRLAYEPEAAVYHHHGIHQGGDEERARNVVRILESLTPEDERPSRSEAHKLDILAILPVLGPLPVVAGQDLLERCIRQVRACGLVGDVAVIAEDASALDTARRAGARPLPRPAPLGQTDVGAEQVLQYALAQCETGERHYDAVLYVNCLHPFRPEGFFDDLLGKFSHSDFDSVVPTMKDYVAAWSDSGGRIVRSDAGFQPHGTKKPFQRGLVGLGTVSRSEFIRRGQLLGEAVALVPLEDKLCSMRANDPFDRAVIKIALEQGSSLFRT from the coding sequence ATGCCCCTAGTCTCCGTCGTCATCCGGGCCAAGAACGAGGAGCGCTGGGTCGGCCGCTGCCTGCGCATGGTCTTCCGGCAGGACTTCAAGGACTTCGAGGTCGTCTTCGTCGACAACGAGAGCACCGACCACACCCTCGCCATCGCCTCGAAGTTCCCGGTCAAGACGGTCTCCCTCTCGGAGTTCCTCCCCGGCAAGGCCATCAACGCCGGGATCCGGGCCTCCCGCGGGGAGTTCATCGCCTGCCTCTCCGCCCACTGCATCCCCCACGACAAACACTGGCTCTCCCGCCTGCACGCGAACTTCGCCGACCCCGCCATCGCCGGGGTCTACGGCCGCCAGCTCCCCATGAGCTACAGCTCGGACCTCGACAAGCGCGACCTCATCAACACCTTCGGCCTCGACCACCGCATCCAGGTCAAGGACAGCTTCTTCCACAACGCGAACAGCATGTTCCGCCGCTCGGTCTGGGAGCGGATACCCTTCGACGAGGCGGCCACCAACATCGAGGACCGCATCTGGGGCAAGGCCGTCGTCGCGGCCGGCCTGCGCCTGGCCTACGAGCCGGAGGCCGCCGTCTATCACCACCACGGCATCCACCAGGGAGGCGACGAGGAGCGCGCACGCAACGTCGTCCGCATCTTGGAATCCCTCACGCCCGAGGACGAGCGCCCCTCCCGCTCGGAGGCCCACAAGCTCGACATCCTCGCCATCCTGCCCGTGCTCGGCCCCCTCCCCGTCGTGGCCGGCCAGGACCTCCTGGAGCGCTGCATCCGGCAGGTGCGCGCCTGCGGGCTCGTCGGCGACGTCGCCGTCATCGCAGAGGACGCCTCGGCGCTGGACACCGCGCGCCGCGCGGGTGCGCGTCCGCTCCCCCGGCCCGCGCCGCTCGGCCAGACCGACGTGGGCGCGGAGCAGGTCCTGCAGTACGCGCTCGCGCAGTGCGAGACCGGTGAACGCCACTACGACGCGGTCCTTTACGTCAACTGTCTCCATCCCTTCCGCCCCGAAGGCTTCTTCGACGACCTCCTCGGAAAGTTCTCCCACTCCGACTTCGACAGCGTAGTCCCGACCATGAAGGACTATGTGGCCGCCTGGAGCGACTCCGGCGGCCGGATCGTGCGCAGCGACGCGGGATTCCAGCCGCACGGGACCAAGAAGCCGTTCCAGCGGGGCCTCGTCGGACTGGGGACGGTCTCCCGCAGCGAGTTCATCCGCCGCGGGCAGCTCCTCGGGGAGGCGGTCGCCCTGGTGCCGCTCGAGGACAAGCTCTGCTCCATGCGGGCCAACGACCCCTTCGACCGCGCCGTCATCAAGATCGCCCTCGAACAGGGCTCTTCCCTATTCCGCACTTGA
- a CDS encoding NAD(P)-dependent oxidoreductase, producing MPRPRILVTAPIDHLPETRRVLEAAGEVLYFDHPPRKEILPLLADVDAIFPNTKMMLDQEIVDAAPKLKVISTPSTGTDHIDKDYCARRGVEVLSLTKDLSVLETITSTAEHAFALTLDIVRNMPWSYQSVLEGGWDYTKFRGRELQGRVVGIVGYGRLGKMYARFARGFDMKVLATDPNVKIAEPWVEQVSLDELLKRSEIITLHVHLRPETRRMVDRSWFERMRPGVYLINTSRGGLIDDEALLAALESGKVKGAGLDVLEGEIEGDMSRHPVVQYARTHRNIIITPHCGGMSIDGQQKAFTHAARKLARFFDEHR from the coding sequence ATGCCTAGACCCCGCATATTGGTCACCGCGCCCATCGACCATCTCCCCGAGACCCGCCGTGTCCTGGAGGCGGCCGGAGAGGTCCTCTACTTCGACCACCCGCCGCGCAAGGAGATCCTCCCGCTCCTCGCCGACGTGGACGCGATCTTTCCGAACACGAAGATGATGCTGGACCAGGAGATCGTCGACGCCGCGCCGAAGCTGAAGGTCATCAGCACGCCGTCGACGGGGACCGACCACATCGACAAGGACTACTGCGCCCGCCGCGGCGTCGAGGTCCTCTCCCTGACGAAGGACCTCTCCGTCCTCGAGACCATCACCTCCACCGCCGAACACGCCTTCGCCCTGACCCTCGACATCGTGCGCAACATGCCCTGGAGCTATCAGTCCGTCCTCGAGGGCGGCTGGGACTACACGAAGTTCCGCGGCCGCGAGCTCCAGGGCCGGGTCGTCGGCATCGTGGGCTACGGCCGCCTGGGGAAGATGTACGCGCGCTTCGCCCGCGGCTTCGACATGAAGGTCCTCGCGACGGACCCCAACGTGAAGATCGCCGAGCCCTGGGTGGAGCAGGTCTCCCTCGACGAGCTCCTGAAGCGCTCGGAGATCATCACCCTCCACGTGCACCTGCGTCCCGAGACCCGCCGCATGGTCGACCGCTCCTGGTTCGAGCGCATGCGCCCGGGCGTCTACCTCATCAACACCTCCCGCGGCGGGCTCATCGACGACGAGGCCCTGCTGGCGGCGCTGGAGTCGGGCAAGGTCAAGGGCGCCGGCCTCGACGTCCTCGAGGGCGAGATCGAAGGGGACATGAGCCGGCACCCCGTGGTGCAGTACGCCCGCACCCACCGCAACATCATCATCACCCCGCACTGCGGCGGGATGTCCATCGACGGGCAGCAGAAGGCCTTCACCCACGCGGCGCGCAAACTGGCCCGTTTTTTCGATGAGCACCGCTGA
- a CDS encoding acylneuraminate cytidylyltransferase family protein, protein MSSPRVLAVTLARGGSKGVPRKNIRTLAGLPLIAYTIREALRSKLITRYVVSTDDAEIADVARAHGAEVPFLRPPELSTDTASSKDCLKHAVEFMERRDGCRYDFVIELMCTHAFKTAEDIDAALEKLVSTGADSVIGMARLYDHHPARIKRIEDDRIVDFCVPEVLDSRRQDLTPPAYIRNGSIYAMKRDVLMVQDRRYGTADSRPYVFPPERDVNIDDEADWHAAEFLMKKLIAAKERSHA, encoded by the coding sequence GTGAGCTCGCCCCGCGTGCTCGCCGTCACGCTGGCCCGGGGCGGCTCCAAGGGCGTCCCCCGCAAGAACATCCGGACGCTCGCGGGTCTGCCGCTCATCGCCTACACGATCCGCGAGGCGCTGCGCTCGAAGCTCATCACCCGCTACGTCGTCTCCACCGACGACGCGGAGATCGCCGACGTCGCCCGCGCGCACGGGGCCGAGGTCCCCTTCCTGCGCCCCCCCGAGCTCTCGACCGACACGGCCTCCTCCAAAGACTGCCTGAAGCACGCGGTGGAGTTCATGGAGCGCCGCGACGGCTGCCGCTACGACTTCGTCATCGAACTCATGTGCACGCACGCCTTCAAGACCGCGGAGGACATCGACGCGGCCCTCGAGAAGCTCGTCTCCACGGGCGCGGACTCCGTCATCGGGATGGCGCGCCTCTACGACCACCACCCCGCCCGCATCAAGCGCATCGAGGACGACCGCATCGTGGACTTCTGCGTACCGGAGGTCCTCGACTCCCGCCGCCAGGACCTGACGCCCCCGGCCTACATCCGCAACGGCTCCATCTACGCGATGAAGCGGGACGTCCTCATGGTCCAGGACCGCCGCTACGGCACCGCCGACTCGCGGCCCTACGTCTTCCCGCCGGAACGCGACGTCAACATCGACGACGAAGCGGACTGGCACGCCGCCGAGTTCCTGATGAAGAAGCTCATCGCCGCCAAGGAGCGCTCGCATGCCTAG